A genome region from Catenulispora sp. EB89 includes the following:
- a CDS encoding LacI family DNA-binding transcriptional regulator yields MSAGGRGGAGSRGDGGGTSSPTLETVAAAAGVSRATVSRVVNGGTRVSPEIRAAVEAAIAELGYSPNRAARSLVTRRTGSVALVVSEPEARVFSDPMLAGITRAIGKALAETDLHLVLMMAPADAARRRLTRYLLGGHVDGVLLMSLHGDEPLLKELAKAALPVVLMGRPMSPLPIPHVDSDSVDGARQATAHLRALGRTKIATIAGPADMCAGVDRLLGYVEALNGAPGIVAHGDFSMASGEAAMTELLRREPDLDGVFAASDLMAAGALRALRAAGRRVPEDVALVGYDDLDVAELTEPPLTTIHQPLPDMARAMVASLLTQIGGEHAPESVVLPNALVVRASA; encoded by the coding sequence GTGAGCGCGGGGGGCCGGGGCGGCGCCGGGAGCCGGGGCGACGGCGGGGGCACGTCCTCGCCGACGCTGGAGACGGTCGCGGCCGCCGCCGGGGTGTCCCGCGCGACGGTGTCCCGGGTGGTCAACGGCGGCACCCGGGTCTCCCCGGAGATCCGCGCCGCCGTGGAGGCGGCCATCGCCGAGCTCGGCTACTCCCCCAACCGCGCCGCGCGCTCCCTGGTGACCCGCCGCACCGGCTCGGTGGCGCTGGTGGTCAGCGAGCCGGAGGCGCGGGTCTTCAGCGACCCGATGCTGGCCGGCATCACCCGCGCCATCGGCAAGGCGCTGGCCGAGACCGACCTGCACCTGGTCCTGATGATGGCCCCGGCCGACGCGGCGCGCCGCCGCCTGACCCGCTACCTGCTCGGCGGCCACGTCGACGGCGTGCTGCTGATGTCCCTGCACGGCGACGAGCCGCTGCTGAAGGAGCTGGCGAAGGCCGCGCTCCCGGTGGTCCTGATGGGCCGGCCGATGAGCCCCCTGCCGATCCCGCACGTGGACTCCGACAGCGTCGACGGCGCCCGCCAGGCCACCGCGCACCTGCGCGCCCTCGGCCGCACGAAGATCGCCACCATCGCCGGCCCCGCGGACATGTGCGCGGGCGTGGACCGGCTGCTGGGCTACGTCGAGGCGCTGAACGGCGCGCCCGGCATCGTCGCGCACGGCGACTTCAGCATGGCCTCCGGCGAGGCCGCGATGACCGAGCTGCTGCGCCGCGAACCGGACCTCGACGGCGTGTTCGCGGCCAGCGACCTGATGGCCGCCGGCGCGCTGCGGGCGCTGCGCGCGGCCGGCAGGCGGGTCCCGGAGGACGTGGCGCTGGTCGGCTACGACGACCTGGACGTCGCCGAGCTCACCGAGCCGCCGCTGACCACGATCCACCAGCCGCTGCCGGACATGGCGCGCGCGATGGTCGCCTCGCTGCTGACGCAGATCGGCGGGGAGCACGCGCCGGAGTCGGTGGTGCTGCCGAACGCTTTGGTGGTGCGGGCTTCGGCGTGA
- a CDS encoding VOC family protein: MSANAAAIGIVVADLPVSVAFYEHFGLTFTDSDAAHGHAEAELGPGLRLLLDTEESIQSFTSAWTRPFGSPRTTVCFQFETPHDVDAKFGELMEAGYHGLRGPWDAPWGQRYASVIDPDGSGVDLFAQLQ, translated from the coding sequence ATGAGCGCGAATGCAGCCGCGATCGGCATCGTCGTCGCAGACCTGCCCGTGTCCGTCGCCTTCTACGAGCACTTCGGCCTCACGTTCACCGACTCCGACGCCGCGCACGGCCACGCCGAGGCCGAGCTCGGCCCGGGCCTGCGCCTGCTGCTCGACACCGAGGAGTCCATCCAGTCCTTCACCTCCGCGTGGACCCGGCCGTTCGGCAGCCCGCGCACGACCGTGTGCTTCCAGTTCGAGACGCCGCACGACGTGGACGCCAAGTTCGGCGAGCTGATGGAGGCCGGGTACCACGGGCTGCGCGGGCCGTGGGACGCGCCGTGGGGTCAGCGTTATGCGTCGGTCATCGATCCGGACGGCAGCGGGGTGGATCTGTTCGCGCAGCTCCAGTAG
- a CDS encoding acyl-CoA dehydrogenase family protein — protein MVAVERTLPTDESSALFELVQDLCAKELAPRAAEYEAAERFPREVFRTLGQAGLLSLPYDERYGGGGQPYEVYLQVVEELARHWLTIGLGVSVHSLACYGLANFGTQEQKEKWLPGMLGGDQLGAYCLSEPQSGSDAAALTTRAVRDKDDSGEAYTVTGTKAWITHSGRADFYTLMVRTSDDGAKGVSALLAEAGTPGMSFGKPENKMGMRGSVTAQVLLDGARVPAERLIGVEGQGFSIALSALEAGRLGIAACAVGLAQAALDAAVEYAKSRQQFGHPIAEFQGVGFMLADMATSVAVGRAAYLNAARRRDAGLPYGTEAAMAKLFCTDMAMKVTTDAVQVFGGYGYTADFPVERYMREAKVLQIVEGTNQVQRLVISRTLTRA, from the coding sequence ATGGTCGCCGTGGAGCGGACTCTCCCCACCGATGAGTCGAGTGCCCTATTTGAGCTGGTTCAGGATCTTTGCGCGAAGGAGCTCGCGCCGCGCGCGGCCGAGTACGAGGCCGCCGAGCGCTTCCCGCGCGAGGTGTTCCGGACCCTCGGCCAGGCCGGCCTGCTGAGCCTGCCGTACGACGAGCGGTACGGCGGCGGCGGTCAGCCGTACGAGGTCTACCTGCAGGTGGTCGAGGAGCTGGCGCGGCACTGGCTCACCATCGGCCTCGGCGTCTCGGTGCACTCCCTGGCCTGCTACGGCCTGGCGAACTTCGGGACCCAGGAGCAGAAGGAGAAGTGGCTGCCGGGCATGCTCGGCGGCGACCAGCTCGGCGCGTACTGCCTGTCCGAGCCGCAGTCCGGGTCCGACGCCGCGGCGCTGACCACGCGTGCGGTGCGGGACAAGGACGACAGCGGCGAGGCCTACACCGTCACCGGTACCAAGGCCTGGATCACGCACTCCGGCCGCGCCGACTTCTACACCCTGATGGTGCGCACCTCCGACGACGGAGCCAAGGGTGTCAGCGCCCTGCTGGCCGAGGCCGGCACCCCGGGGATGTCCTTCGGCAAGCCCGAGAACAAGATGGGCATGCGGGGCTCGGTCACCGCGCAGGTCCTGCTGGACGGCGCGCGGGTCCCGGCCGAGCGGCTGATCGGCGTGGAGGGCCAGGGCTTCTCCATCGCGCTGTCGGCGCTGGAGGCCGGCCGGCTGGGGATCGCGGCGTGCGCGGTCGGCCTGGCGCAGGCGGCGCTGGACGCGGCGGTGGAGTACGCCAAGTCGCGGCAGCAGTTCGGGCACCCGATCGCCGAGTTCCAGGGCGTCGGGTTCATGCTCGCCGACATGGCCACCTCGGTGGCCGTCGGGCGCGCGGCCTACCTGAACGCGGCGCGGCGCCGGGACGCGGGGCTGCCGTACGGGACCGAGGCGGCGATGGCGAAGCTGTTCTGCACCGACATGGCGATGAAGGTGACCACTGACGCCGTGCAGGTCTTCGGGGGTTACGGTTACACCGCGGACTTCCCCGTCGAGCGTTATATGCGCGAGGCGAAGGTGTTGCAGATCGTCGAGGGAACCAATCAGGTGCAGCGGCTCGTTATCAGTAGGACGCTGACGCGGGCCTGA
- a CDS encoding M24 family metallopeptidase — MDHRAATILALVTHHTHDLTDRLARAQKAAAESGMDALLISPGADLRYLTGYEALPLERLTCLVLPASGDPLMVVPALEKPAAEASPLGGLGLDIAAWAETDDPYALVASRLPTGLRTVGLDNHMWAEKVLNFRRVLPGAEQTLAGQVLGDLRMRKTAAEVESLRAAAAAIDAVHRGVPEWLRPGRIEREVGQDIADAILAAGHATVDFVIVGSGPNGASPHHELSDRVIQAGDQVVVDIGGAMPDGYCSDSTRNYSLGAPSAEYAEYFAVLLAAQTAQCEAIRPGITAEELDAVGRDLITAAGYGEKFIHRTGHGIGLETHEEPYIVAGSARPLEPGMAFSVEPGIYLAGKHGARIEDIAVCTADGGERLNLTTRELVVVDI; from the coding sequence ATGGATCACCGCGCGGCCACTATCCTGGCCCTCGTGACACACCACACACATGATCTGACCGACCGCCTCGCCCGCGCCCAAAAGGCAGCCGCCGAGTCCGGTATGGACGCCCTCCTGATCAGCCCTGGTGCCGACCTGCGCTACCTGACCGGGTACGAGGCGCTGCCGCTGGAGCGTCTGACCTGCCTGGTCCTGCCCGCGAGCGGCGACCCCCTGATGGTCGTGCCAGCGCTGGAGAAGCCCGCGGCCGAGGCCTCCCCGCTCGGCGGGCTCGGCCTGGACATCGCGGCCTGGGCCGAGACCGACGACCCCTACGCGCTGGTCGCCTCCCGGCTGCCCACCGGCCTGCGGACCGTGGGCCTGGACAACCACATGTGGGCCGAGAAGGTCCTGAACTTCCGCCGGGTGCTGCCCGGCGCCGAGCAGACGCTGGCCGGCCAGGTGCTCGGCGACCTGCGGATGCGCAAGACCGCGGCGGAGGTGGAGTCGCTGCGTGCGGCGGCGGCCGCCATCGACGCCGTGCACCGCGGCGTGCCCGAGTGGCTGCGCCCCGGGCGGATCGAGCGCGAGGTGGGCCAGGACATCGCCGACGCGATCCTGGCCGCCGGGCACGCGACCGTCGACTTCGTCATCGTCGGCTCCGGCCCGAACGGCGCCTCCCCGCACCACGAGCTGTCCGACCGCGTGATCCAGGCCGGCGACCAGGTGGTCGTGGACATCGGCGGCGCCATGCCCGACGGCTACTGCTCGGACTCCACCCGCAACTACAGCCTCGGCGCGCCCTCGGCGGAGTACGCCGAGTACTTCGCGGTGCTGCTGGCCGCGCAGACCGCGCAGTGCGAGGCGATCCGCCCCGGCATCACCGCCGAGGAGCTGGACGCGGTCGGCCGCGACCTGATCACCGCCGCCGGCTACGGCGAGAAGTTCATCCACCGCACCGGTCACGGCATCGGCCTGGAGACGCACGAGGAGCCGTACATCGTCGCCGGCTCCGCGCGGCCCCTGGAGCCCGGCATGGCCTTCTCCGTCGAGCCCGGCATCTACCTCGCGGGCAAGCACGGCGCGCGCATCGAGGACATCGCGGTGTGCACCGCCGACGGCGGCGAGCGCCTGAACCTGACCACCCGCGAGCTCGTGGTGGTGGACATCTGA